A section of the Lujinxingia sediminis genome encodes:
- a CDS encoding N-acetylneuraminate synthase family protein, protein MLFVAEIGLNHEGNFDLAYELIRQAKLSGADVAKFQFGWRDQPGELNHINPDMAMQLKRWCEWWEIDFMASIINEEALELARPLNPSRYKIASRTVVDKPELVERVLEQGRETYISLGWWTGEDLPFGPPTDTLRYIFCRSHYPTYPVHLEGLPERFEPDGYYGYSDHMHGIEGCLLAIARGAQFIEKHFTLDKTIRGVHRDHILSATPEELRQMVDLGRPLSRLARGLSGDPPGVGGVPG, encoded by the coding sequence ATGCTTTTTGTTGCCGAAATAGGACTCAACCATGAGGGGAACTTCGATCTGGCCTACGAGCTGATCCGCCAGGCCAAACTCTCCGGGGCCGATGTGGCCAAGTTTCAGTTTGGCTGGCGCGATCAGCCCGGGGAGCTCAACCACATCAACCCCGATATGGCCATGCAGCTCAAGCGTTGGTGCGAGTGGTGGGAGATCGACTTCATGGCCTCGATCATCAACGAAGAGGCCCTGGAGCTGGCGCGTCCGCTTAATCCGAGCCGCTACAAGATCGCCTCACGCACCGTCGTCGACAAACCGGAGCTCGTGGAGCGGGTGCTTGAGCAGGGGCGCGAGACGTACATCTCGCTGGGCTGGTGGACAGGCGAAGACCTGCCCTTTGGGCCGCCCACCGACACCCTGCGCTATATCTTCTGCCGCTCTCATTACCCCACCTACCCGGTGCACCTGGAGGGGCTTCCGGAGCGTTTTGAGCCGGACGGGTACTACGGCTACAGCGACCATATGCACGGCATCGAAGGCTGCCTGCTGGCGATTGCTCGCGGCGCGCAATTTATCGAAAAGCACTTCACCCTCGATAAGACGATTCGCGGAGTGCACCGCGATCATATCTTGAGCGCGACCCCCGAGGAACTTCGTCAGATGGTGGATCTGGGCCGACCGCTCAGCCGGCTCGCCAGGGGCTTAAGCGGTGACCCACCCGGGGTCGGTGGCGTGCCGGGCTAA
- a CDS encoding glycosyltransferase family 2 protein → MERPLVSVYITCHNYGRYLEQAVESVLAQSLQNWELIIVDDASSDETPEICQRYLQKDPQRIRVLRHDQAQGLQRNANRVLEMARGKYIMRLDADDWLDESALLVMSERMERRPEVALVYPNYVYVDAEGRFLGVEQRKLPGSEARLLDLPAHGACTMVRRRVLKALGGYDERHNAQDGYELWLKVSRHYAVDGVATPLFFYRQHPESLSRNEDRLLTARRQIKRSMAEKLEGAVKPRVVGLVPAKNTYKSMPDVVLSEVGGRPLIDHTLESARASGRFDAIWVTTDCPRVVEHCATRDIPAMLRPSALSEADRKLSEVVHDAITRLETDHDLFPDVVVVLSAHSPLRRAEHITKALDTLVLYDADSVISVYEDFDMHFQHGADGLEPLNPAMMRKLRLEREGLYVFNGAVTAVWRDAIRSDDYHGKSISHVVMPWRESFQLKSDFDRWMLDHLLRHDGERRQEPPTAAAE, encoded by the coding sequence ATGGAGAGGCCGTTAGTCAGCGTATACATCACCTGCCATAACTACGGGCGTTATCTGGAGCAGGCTGTTGAGAGTGTTCTGGCGCAGAGCCTGCAGAACTGGGAGCTGATCATCGTCGATGACGCCTCCAGCGATGAGACGCCGGAGATCTGTCAGCGTTATCTGCAAAAAGACCCGCAGCGCATCCGCGTGCTGCGTCATGATCAGGCGCAGGGCCTGCAGCGCAACGCCAATCGCGTGCTGGAGATGGCCCGCGGCAAATACATCATGCGCCTGGACGCCGATGACTGGCTCGATGAGTCGGCGCTTCTGGTGATGAGCGAGCGTATGGAGCGTCGCCCGGAGGTGGCGCTGGTCTACCCCAATTATGTCTATGTCGACGCCGAGGGGCGATTTCTGGGGGTGGAGCAGCGCAAGCTCCCGGGCAGCGAGGCTCGCCTGCTCGACCTGCCGGCCCACGGGGCCTGCACGATGGTGCGCCGCAGGGTGCTCAAGGCGCTGGGCGGCTACGACGAGCGCCACAACGCCCAGGATGGCTACGAGCTCTGGCTCAAGGTCTCGCGCCATTATGCGGTGGATGGGGTGGCCACGCCGCTCTTCTTCTACCGCCAGCATCCCGAGTCGCTGAGCCGCAACGAAGATCGTCTGCTTACCGCGCGCCGCCAGATCAAGCGCTCCATGGCCGAGAAGCTCGAAGGGGCGGTCAAGCCACGGGTGGTGGGGCTTGTGCCCGCCAAAAACACCTACAAGAGCATGCCCGATGTGGTTTTGAGCGAGGTGGGAGGCCGTCCGCTCATCGACCACACCCTGGAGTCGGCGCGGGCCAGCGGGCGTTTTGACGCGATCTGGGTCACCACCGACTGCCCGCGGGTGGTGGAGCACTGCGCCACGCGCGATATCCCGGCGATGCTGCGCCCCTCGGCCCTCTCGGAGGCCGATCGCAAGCTCTCGGAGGTTGTGCACGACGCCATCACGCGTCTGGAGACCGACCACGATCTCTTTCCCGACGTGGTGGTGGTGCTCAGCGCTCACAGTCCGCTTCGTCGCGCCGAACACATTACCAAGGCGCTCGACACCCTGGTGCTTTACGACGCCGACAGCGTGATCAGCGTCTACGAGGATTTCGACATGCACTTTCAGCATGGTGCCGACGGCCTGGAGCCGCTCAACCCGGCGATGATGCGCAAGCTGCGCCTGGAGCGTGAGGGGCTTTACGTCTTCAACGGTGCCGTGACCGCGGTCTGGCGCGACGCGATCCGCTCGGACGACTACCACGGCAAGAGCATCTCGCATGTGGTGATGCCCTGGCGGGAGAGCTTTCAGCTCAAGAGCGACTTCGACCGCTGGATGCTCGACCACCTTCTGCGACACGATGGCGAGCGACGGCAGGAGCCTCCGACGGCTGCTGCAGAGTGA